The Helicobacter fennelliae nucleotide sequence CGAAAATGGCTTTCTTTGCCTTGGAGTTTTTTGACATCAAGAGTATTGTCATAAGGGTTAGTGGCTAGAAGTTCAAAGCTTTCTTTTATTTTGGGTGCGATATTTTTGTGTTTGTTGATAAATTTTGCAAAGTCTTTGCTATACAAAAGTTCGTATTTCATTGTTTTAATTTTTCAAAAAGCTCTTTATGGCTAATTGCCTCACCTCTCTCAAATTCTTTTTTTGCTTTTTTGTATGCTTTTTGGTCGTCTTTTGTCCATAAGGTATCATCATCTTTTATCGTGCGAATCTTTGCGTTATCGAGTTTAACCATGGCTTGCAGAGCCTTTTTGAGCTCGCTACTTGCATTTTCTATAAGTAGTGTCATTGTTTTTCTTAATCCCCCAAATTTTTATAAGTAGCTTGGTTTGATACTTTAATACCAAAATACAAAATATATTGTTAAGTTGTGGATTATAACATTGTTTTAGCGTTTTAAATAAAAAATAAGTGCGCTTCTAGAAAGTTTTGGCATTGTATCGTTATTATGTTGGCTTTAGATTCTAGAATCTAAAGCTTCCTGCCTTCATAAAGCACTTTTCCAAAGAGTTTGATATAGGTTTGCTTTTTGGAGATTCTCACTCGAAAATATTGTTTAAATCTTTCTTTAAAAGTAGCGGTTTTGTCGATAAATTCTTGCGCGCTATTTGAGCTTAAGCAAGCGCGTAAGATTCTGTCATTTTGGATTACTTCTTGTGGAATTTTAAGCTCACGCACAAAGGTTTTTGCTTTTTCAAAATCCGCATCACTTTTTGACATATATTCTACTGGTGGGCGAAGCAAGAACGAAGGCACACCCAAAGAAAGCAGATTATGCTCTTTTAAAAACAAAAATGCATATTTAAAATTATCGCGCCATTCCATTGGTTTTTTGTGTCCTACTTTCATAAGAGATTCTGGTCTTTGGCGGTGAAAATATCGCGCATGATAATTAATGACAAATTTTTTAGCAAGAGCATGTGCGCAAAAATTAAAAACAATATCTTCTGCATGCACTTTTGGGAATCGTAAGTCTTTGATAAGATTGTAATCATACACGCAACGTCACACTTCCGCTTTTGTGATTTTATTGTGCTTAAATTGCCATGCTAAGCCTTTTGTCTGCCTCTGCCGAATCCTAAAGGTTTTTGCATTGTAGTGATTTGTGTCAAATATCGCTACATCGGAGCATTTAGCAATCTTGACATTATGAGCTTGCATACTAAAGACAAGATTGCAAAAATAATTCTTGCTTATCACATCATCAGAATCCACAAATCCTACAAGATTATTGTTATCAGGGGTATTGTTTTGCCCTTCTAGCTGTGTTTTAGGTATTCTAAGCCTGCATTTCTGACAAGAGCTAAACCTTGATTCTCTTGATTGATAAGCACAAATCGTGGATCACTCAAATACTCCTGCGCGATTTGTGCGTTCTCATCAGTGTTACCATCATTTATCATAATCGCCAAAAAATTCTCATAGCTTTGATTTTGCACAGAATCTAGACATTCTCTAAGATAAGGCGCGACATTATAAATTGGGATTATAATATTGTGAGCTTTTTATTTTCAATTTTTTTCATTGTTTATCGCTTTTGTGTTGAATAAATCGCAATTATAGCGCAGTTTTAAAATATTACAAGGCAGTCAGCCAGCCCTAATGGATTGTGATTATCTGGATTTAGTACTATTAACCTTCCATAGCGGGTCATAAAAACTAGATTCTTGGCTTAAAAGTTTATTAAATTCATTAATTCCTAGCTCTTCTAAAAGTGTCTTGCTATATAGTGGATTGCGTCCAAGCCCAAAGGCACGCACCGATAGAATCTAAAATTAGTGCGCTTATATCAAAATGGCTAACAAGGCGATTTTTGGTGAGGCTAGATTCTGGTGTGATACTAAAGCTAGGATTGATGAAGGTATTAAAAATAGCGCGTTTAGTGCCTTGCGGGAAATAATCTTGTTTCATCGAGAGATGATCGCCTAGCACGATAATGCTTGTATCTTTGTAAAAATCCTGACTCTTTGCCCATGAGATAAATTCTGAAACATTTTTATCCGCACAAAGCACGACATTATTAAATGCGACATTTTCCTTAAACTCCGCGCAATGCTGTGGATCGATATTGCGGCTTGCAAAATATTGTGAGGTGAAATATTCCTCTCCATGCAGTGAAATATGATGTGAGTTGTAGAATTGATTTTTACCCGCAAACTTTATGCTAGCCCCTTGAATCGCAAGTTGCGTATAGCCAAGTGAATGCAAAATATCGCCCACACAAGTAGCAGAATCTAAAAAATATGCGTGAGCAAAGCTATTGCCTTCGATGGGAAGCTTAAGCGGGATAGCACAAAGATATGAAGTCAGCCCTGCTATCGTCCAGCCCGTGCCTACGACTTGAGTTATTCTACCAAAGCTTTGCGTGGAGCTGAAGTTTGTATTTGCCACACCAAGTGTGGAAAGATTTGGGAGAAGCTCACCAAATGGCGCATATAATGTTCGCGCACAAAATGCAGAGATTTTGTGATAAAGCTTTGAAGTGCTTGAGATGATAAGTGTTTGAATGTTTGTGTAATGCGTAGAATCTATGTATTGCATAAGGCGCGCAAATTTTGGGCTTTTGCGTGCTAAAAATCTCCAAAGTGGCGCACCAAAGATCACAATACCTAACAACGCGCTTGGTAACACAACGCTTTTTGCAAAACTTTTAAAAATCGTAGAATGTTCTGAGAATCCTAAACTATACAGGAATCTATCAAATGGGTTTTGTGGATAAGTTTTGAGAATCCAAAGTGTATGAAAAAGCGCAACGATGATAAGAAAAACCTTGAGTTTTGATGAAGCCTGAAAGTGCTTTGAGTACCAATTTATAAGCTTGCGTGATAATGGCGGAAAGCAAAAAAGCACACTTATAACCACGCTTGGAATGATGACATGCCCGATAAAACTAAATACAAAAGTGAGATCAACACCCGCAATAAGAAACTGCAAATGAAACAGAATCTGTGTAAAGGTAACTTCGCCATATAAACAACTCGTCCATGCACTTGCAAAGATCAAAAAAATCGCACTAAAAAATAAAATAAAAAGAAGCGCAGTGCTAAAAATTTTTAGCCAAAGTGTTTTTGTTATGAGTTTTGCCCCTTAATATACCTTAATAATATTTTGCTTTCATATTTTGTTTTTGTGCTTTGCTTTTATTTGTTGCTGTTTTATTCGTTATTATTGGATTCTCCATTGTCTTTCTCTTCACTATCTTTTTCTCCATCTTTGTCCTCTTTGGGGCAGATCACTGCAAAGGCTACTTTTTCGCCCGCGACATTGACGATTTTTACGCCACTTGTATTGCGCGCAGATGCGCGTATGGCTTCAGTATCCACGCGGATCATTTTGCCTGAGCTTGTAAGCACCATTAAATCCATATTCTCATCATTGACATTTACGACACTTACGAGATTTCCGGTTTTTGGTGTGAGTTTCATAACGATTACGCCTTTGCCACCGCGACTTTGTAGTCTGTATTCGCCTGCACTTGTTTGCTTGCCTATACCCTGCTCGCTGATTGTGAGGAGTTTATCAGTGTCATTGCCAATGGTTACTGCTGCGATCACATGATCGCCCTTAGCTTTGAAGCGGATTCCGGTTACCCCGCGACTCACACGCCCAATCTCGCGCACTTCATCGATTCCAAATCGTATGCACATACCTTTGAAAGTCGCGATAAAAAGTTCTTTGATGTCTTGAGTGATGATATTTGCTGTTACAAGCTCATCATCTTCATCAAGATTTATCGCGCGCACGCCTACTGATCGGATATTGCTGTATTCGCTTAGGTTTGTGCGCTTGACGATTCCGTTTTTGGTGAAAAATACAAGTGATTTGTCGCTGTGGAAGTCGGTTGTGGTTATTGTCGCCATGATTTTTTCATCACTTTGAAGGTTAATGAGATTCACCACCGCCTTGCCGATTGCAGTTCTGCCTGCTTCTGGGATTTTATAGACTTTGAGCCAATAGAGTTGCCCGCGGTTTGTGATAAACATAATCGTATCATGCGTATTTGCTACAAAGAAAGATTCTATAAAGTCATCATCATGCGTGTTACCACTGATTTTGCCCTTGCCACCGCGGTTTTGCTTCTCATAAGTCTTGAGTTGCACGCGCTTTACATAGCCTCTATGACTCATTGTTACGACTACTGGCTCATTTGGGATCAAATCCTCAATATCAATCGCATCATAATCCTCTTCTATTTGTGTTTTACGCGGTGAGCTAAATTTCTCTTTGACTTCGAGCAATTCAGTGCGGATAATATCTTTGAGTTTTTCTTCGCTTTTTAAAATACTATTGAGATACTCTATTTCAGCAAGAAGTTGTGCGTATTCTTGCTCGATTTTGTCGCGCTCTAGCCCTGTGAGTCGTTGCAAGCGCATTTCAAGGATTGCTTTTGCTTGTAGCTCGCTAAGATTAAATTTCTCTATAAGTCCTATTTTTGCTTCTTCGCTATCTTTGCTTGCTCTAATGAGTGCTATCACTTCATCGATATGATCAAGCGCGATTTTAAGTCCTTCTAAAATATGCGCGCGCGCTTTTGCTTTTTCAAGCTCAAAAATCGTTCGGCGGATAATGATTGTTTTGCGATGAGAGATAAAGATATTGAGCAATTCAAGGAGATTAAAAATTTTTGGCTCTTTGTTATTAATCGCAAGCAAGATAATACCAAAGGTGCTTTCCATAGCTGTGGATTTGTAAAGATGATTTAGCACAATTTCACTCATTGCATCTTTTTTGAGCTCGATGACAATGCGCATACCTTCTCTATCGGATTCATCGCGCACTTCAGAGATGCCTTCGATTATTTTTTCTTTCGCAAGCTCACTGATTTGTTCGACAAGCTTTGCTTTATTGACTTGGTAGGGCACTTCATCGACGATAATAATATCTTTGGTTTTTGTTTTTTCGATGTGTGTTTTGGCTCGCACACGGATTCTGCCTCGACCTGTCGCATACGCATCGATGATTCCTTGTTTGCCATAAATCACGCCACCTGTGGGAAAATCCGGACCTTTGACAAATTGCATTAATTCATCTAATGGCGCGTTTGGATTGTCAATCACACACAAAAGTGCATCAATAATTTCATCAACGCGATGAGGTGGAATATTTGTTGCCATTCCCACAGCGATTCCACTTGAGCCATTGATAAGGAGATTTGGCAATCGTGTAGGCAAGACATCTGGCTCTTTGAGTGTGTCATCATAATTTGGCACAAAATCAACCGTGTCTTTGTCTATATCCCGCAGAATCTCCTCGCTCGCACTTGTCATTCTTGCTTCAGTGTAGCGCATTGCCGCAGCCGCATCGCCATCGATTGAGCCGAAATTCCCTTGCCCATCGACAAGCTCAAGACGCATTGAAAAATCCTGCGCCATACGCACAAGCGCGTCATACACCGCCGTATCGCCGTGTGGGTGGTATTTACCGATCACATCACCTACGATTTTTGCACTTTTGACATATTTTACTTTTGAGGTGAGGTTGAGCGTGTGCATCGCATACAAAATCCTTCTATGCACAGGCTTTAGCCCGTCTTTTGCATCAGGCAATGCGCGTCCGACAATAACGCTCATTGAATAGTCAAGATAGCTATCTTTGATAGAATCATCTATCCGAACATCAACGATTCCAGCTGTATTATCTAAAAGATTATCCATACTTTTTAGCTCCATGTAAATAATAAAAAATGCATTGTATCTTAGGTTTTCTTAAAAACTAAGCAAAAAATTTTTAAATAATTAATAATTATTCCTATTTTTAATAAAACTCTAAGTTTAAATTCCTTACAATGCTTCCAAAGTTTGTAACAATCAACTGCAACTAAGGAGTTTAAGATGAGTTTTTCAAGTGTATTAGAACACATGAATAAGCACCATATAAAAGAAATAGAGGGCTTGGTGAGAAAATTTGGCGGTGTGTCAAATCCACAAAACGCAAAGCTCAAATCTGTGGATTATGAGGGGCTAGATATTGTGTATGATGGTGGCGATCTTCGTGTTGAATTCCCCAAAAAAGCAAATGATAACACCCTAAGAGATAGTATCATCGAGCTGTGTATGAGCGTGGAGCAAACCTATAATGTGCAAAGTGTCGCCAAAGAGGTCAAAGAGTTTGCAAAAAGCTTTGGTTCAGTGGTTTTAGCAAGCCTTAACATAAAAGGCGAAGTGCTTGCGACTTATGCGCCAGTGATTCACTTTGATGATAAATTTTTCATCTATATTAGTGAAGTGAGTGAGCATTATGAAAGTATCAAAACAAATCCAGAAAATATTGAAATGATGTTTTTAGAAGATGAGAGCAAGGCAAAATCTGTGATTTTACGCAAACGTTTGCGATATAGAGTGCAAGCGCGGTTCGTGGAACGCGATTCGCAAGAATTCAATGCTGTATTTGAGCAATTCATCGCGCAAAGTGGCGGAGGCGGTGGCATAAAAACTATTCGCAATATGACAGATTTTCATATGATTGAGCTTATCACAAAAAAAGGTCGCTTTGTCAAAGGATTTGGTCAGGCTTATGAGCTTATCGATGATAAAGTCATCTATCTAGGAGGTGGCGGCAATCCGCACTCAAAAAATCCGCATTCTAAGTAACACTAAGCATAAACTAACTAATGGAGTAATAGGGTCTGGTTGTGTGGTGGGTCTCCTTTAGTTGTTGTGATTTGTTTAGGTAATCCCTAATTTGCATTATCTTCCTTTAATAATAAAATGATCCCCTCTCTCTCCTTTGGGGACATTTTTATTATTGTAACTTTATCTTAATTTACACTTCTTTATAAATGATAAAATTACGAACGCTAAAATTAAAGAAAAACGCAATGCCCGTAGCAATGATTTTGCTTAGCATTTCATCAAGTTTTAGCCATTCTACGCACATATACAGCACACCCATATCCAAGCATAACCCCAAGAAACTCACAATATAAATCAGCGCACTTTCTTTGAGTAGCGAATGTTTGGAATCTTTGAAAATAAATCGCTTCGCTAAGATGAAATTCCACAATGTCGCCAATACAAAAGCCATAAATCCTGCGAGCATATAAGCAATAGCAAACTTTTCTAAGCACACATAAAACACAGCCCAATTCACAAGTGCTGCGCTACCACCGACAAAAACATACAAAATAAGATTTGAGAAATTTTTATACATATAACCTCTTGTTAAAAGTTTGCATTATAGCAGATTTTACAGAATCTAGATTTTGCTTTTTGTCATTGCGAGCGCAAGCAAAACCTAGAATCTTGTTTGCAGAGTAAATCTCTTATCTGCGCACGCAACACCTGCACACCACATATGCACAATGACAAGCTACAAAGTTTAGATTCCAAATCTGAAATTATTATGTAATTTATAGCTATTTTGTTTTATAATTTGCATTCACAACAACTTAATTTATTAGGAGAAACTATGTTTGAATTACGGAAATTACCTTACAATAAAGACAGCTTTGGCGATTTTTTGAGTGCGAGCACATTTGATTATCACCACGGCAAACACCACCAAACTTATATCAATAACCTTAACAACCTCATCAAAGGCACGCAGTTTGAAAATGCTGAACTATACGACATTATCAAACAATCAAATGGCGGGCTTTTTAATAACGCAGCGCAAGTGTATAATCACGATTTTTATTGGGATTGTATCACGCCAAGCCAAAGTCAAATCAGCCAAGAGCTTCAATCTGCCTTACAAGCGGATTTTGGTGGCGTTGATGGCTTCAAAGAAAAATTCATTCAAGCAGCAACGACACTTTTTGGCTCAGGTTGGTGCTGGCTTGTGTTTAATCCTAGCACTTCTAAGCTTGAGATTATCCAAACAAGCAACGCTCAAACCCCTGTGAGCGAAGATAAGATTCCAGTGCTTGTCGTTGATGTGTGGGAGCATGCCTACTACATAGATCACAAAAACGCACGTCCTGCGTATTTGGAGAAATTCTTTAGTCATATTAATTGGGAATTTGCATCGCAAGCGTATGAGTGGGCGAAAAAAGAAGGTGTGGGATCGGTGAGATTCTACATTAATGGCATTCACAAAAAATAATCCAAAACCAAAACGCGCAGAATCTAGCGCGTCCTAGTCCTTTTGGGCTAGTTGGCTTGACATAGGCTCAAAAGTTGGCTATACAACAAATACAAAAATACAACAAGAATAAGGGACATACCAAAATCTAATAACTAATAATTTAAGAGAATCTAAAATGCATCAAAATATTTAATAATTATCAAAAAATTCGCAAAGAATCGATACGAAAGTCATTTCAAGAAATCGCTCCAAGAAATCAATCAAAGGAGAATCTAAACAACAAAAATCTACAAAATCTATAAAAGGAGAACAAATGAACAACACACAATCATGGAGTTTTAAGATCGCATTATTTGGGATCGCTGCGACAACTATTTTGGGACCGACACTTCTAGCACCATCGCTTCCAAATCTACAAGAGCATTTCAAAGATATAGCCTATATACAGACGCTCTCAAAGCTTATCCTCACGCTTCCTGCGCTTTTTATTATGATTTTTTCACCTATCGCTGGATTTGTCTTAGCCAAGGGCAATAAGCTCAAAATCATCTTTAGCGCGCTTATTGTGTGGAGTCTTGTAGGGGCGAGTGGATATTTTTTGGATAATATTTATTTGCTTTTGCTCTCACGCGCGATTTTGGGGGTTGCCACGGCGTTTATTATGACTGGCATTGGCACGCTTTTGGGAGATTATTACAAAGGCGTTGCGCGAGAAAAAATGCTCGGATTGCAAAATTTCTTTATGGCATTTGGCGGGGCGATTTTTCTTATTATCGGCGGATTACTTGCAAATATCAGTTGGAAATATCCATTTCTTGTCTATCTAAGCGGGATTTTTATCCTTATTTATGCGATATTTAAGCTCTTTGAGCCTCCACACATCGCGCATACTTCTACACATAGCAAACATTTAGCATTTCGTATTGGCAAATTTATTCCTATTTATGGTTTGGCGTTTTTTGCTATGGCAGTTTTTTATATGATTCCCACACAGATTCCATTTTTTATCACCCATATCTTGCAAAAGCCAAATTCTTCCATTGGCGTATCAATGGCGACTGCAAGCGTTGCTACGGCTATTTTTGGGCTTTTTTATAATCGCTTAAGATCATATCTTAGTATCGCGCGCATTTCATCATTTGCCCTTATGCTTATGGGCTGTGGATTCTTGTGTATTGGGGTTTTTCATAGCTATATTATGCTTCTTATCGCTCTTATACTTATCGGGGCTTCGCTTGCGTTTTTCCTCGTTAATAATAGCTCATGGCTTTTTGCACTTGCCAAAGATTATGAGCGACCAAAAGCGTATGGATTTTTGGCAAGTTTTTTGTTTATGGGGCAGTTTAGCTCGCCATTTATCACTCAACCTTTTGTGGAATATTTTGGACTCACGCAGATGTTTGTCCTCTTTGGGTGTGTGATTTTGGGCTTTTGCTTTATCTCACTTTTTTATAACCCAAATATCACATTTAGCTCGCAATCAAGCGATAATCCATAGTCTGCAAACTCTTTGCGTTTATCTTGACAACTTAAGCTAAGTTTCGTTATAATCGCTACTTTTTAAAGTTAAAGTATCGGGGCGTAGCGCAGTCTGGTTAGCGCACTTGGTTTGGGACCAAGGGGTCGAAGGTTCGAATCCTTTCGCCCCGACCATTTTAGACATTTCATTTTGAAACTGCATAGTCTTACTTCATTGTCTGGTGGGTGTAGCTCAGTTGGTTAGAGCATCAGTTTGTGGCACTGAGGGTCGTGGGTTCGAGCCCCATCTCCCACCCCATTTTATGCGTTCGTAGCTCAATTGGATAGAGCATCAGACTTCGGATCTGAGGGTTAGGGGTTCGACTCCCTTCGAGCGTGCCATTAATGATAGTTTTGTTTTGCTATTTGCGCTCATAGCTCAGCTGGATAGAGCAACGGCCTTCTAAGCCGTAGGTCAGAGGTTCGAATCCTCTTGGGCGTGCCACTGATATGCGAATCCTCTATAATAATCTCACCTTTTTGATTTTATTTTTAATCTCATTTAAAATTTCGCTTCATATCCTCACTCCTTGCAGAATCCAAGTCTTGTTTGTCAAAATTTTTTGATAAATATTTTTTGCTTGAATGCTTGCAATATAAAAAGCCTTGATAAGACTTGTGATACACAGCAAAAGAAAAATTTTTTAAAAAAACGACATTGCCAAATAAGCTTAAAAGGGCATTGTAGATTCTAGAATCTACTCCCAAGTCAATGTAAAAGGCGCAACAATAAGCACAAAATCGTTACTCTCCCAAAAAGCCTGCGGAAAAAGATAATACCCCGAGAGTGCAGGCAAAATGAGACGCTGGTATGGAAGCTTCAATGGATAATGAGCCTGTATCAACCCTTCTAAAAAACTTGTGCAATACAATCGTCCCTCACTAGAATCCAACACAAAAGCGCGACCAACAAACCCAAGCGAATCCTGCGCTATCTGTGTGCGCAAAGATTTTGGTGCATTAAGACGTTTGAGTGCAAAGATATTTCCCTGTGCCAAAAAATCCTCCAATGTGCTGATAATCACCTGATTTGCATGGTTTTTGTCATCATCAGTGGTTGCATGGATTATTTGCAATGGCTCAAGCTCTACAATCATACCAACATGCGAGAATAGCGAATGACTCAACTCTGCTATAACCTTACTCTCAAAGTTTAATCCTTTGCGAAAAATAATATCACCTTTTTGTGCGTAAGCGCGAATATCTTGGATCGCGCGAGCAGAAGAGATGGAACGTATAGAATGCGCAGAGGAATATATAGGAGAATGCGTAGCAAGAGATGCAAGAGGCACAAAAAAAGTAGAAGATGTAGAAAAGTAAAAGACGCAAAAGTAGGCGCAAAAGCTACATTAAGCGGAGTGTTTGCAGGACATTTGAGATTTTTATGTGGATTCTGCTCTGCGTGCAGGGTGTTTGCGACATAAGCAGCCACCAACAAACCTAGCCAACCAAAAAGCCAACTAGGCACAAAAAGTTGTTTTAGCACGATAAAGCTATGTTGCAAAATTACTTAACTAAAATCTTCCACTCATCTTTAATCTTAATAAGCGTAGCATGATCTTTTTCTACGGTGCCGTTATTAAACACAATATCCAAATCCACATACGCCTTAGAAGGATCTGTCTCATCTAAAGCGGTTTTAGTCGCTTTGATTTCCTTGATTCCGCCATTATCAGCTGCTTTTTTCTTTGAAGAAGCACTAGCCATTTCAAACTTACCATTCACCATTCGCTTTTCTTCATCACTCAATTTCTCATCTTTGCCAAATGTTATGCCTTTAACACTTTTTTTGTCTCACCAGCATAGAGATTTTTTTGTCATCTCGACTGCTACATCTTCAGGCTTTGTATCGCCACAGCCTGCGAAGCCAAAGATTCCACTAATGGCGATTGCGCAAAGTGTAAGTCTTATTGATTGTTTTGTTTTTATTGTATCCTTTGTTTGATTTATATAAGGTAGCGATTGTAGTAGATTTTTATTCGCATGTCGCACGATATATAAGAAAAGTTGCAAATTTTATCCATATCTTTATATTTCCTAAACTTGCTTTGAATAAATCTTTAGCAAGCTTATAAGATAATGTATGTTTTAGATTCTAGAACGTTTAAGAATCAAGTATGCCAAAATCTAAACTAGCTAGAATCTATACTATCTACACTCGCACTTGTCCATCGCCATGGATTATATATTTGCTCGTGCATAGATCTTGCGCGCCCATAGGACCTCTTGCGTGAAGTTTTTGTGTGCTAATGCCAATCTCCGCACCCAAGCCAAACTCTCCCCCATCACTAAAGCGAGTCGAAGCATTGATATACACCACCGCAGAATCCACTTCGCTTACAAATCTCTCGCCCATTGTGTAGTTTTCTGTGATGATTGCCTCGCTATGCCCAGAGCCATAGGTATTGATATGCGCGATCGCCTCATCTGTGGATTGGACGATTTTGATAGCTAGAATCTTATCGTTAAATTCCCTCCCAAAGTCACCAGCCTCCGCACGCATAATATCAATCACCTCAATTGTTTGCGCACAGCCTTTAAGTAGTACTTCTGCTTCTTGCATCGCTTGATGAAGCAATGGCAAAAATTCTGTGGCAATCTCACGATGAACGAGCACTGCCTCAACCGCATTACATGCGCTTGGACGCGATATTTTGGCATTGAGGCAAATCTCAAGTGCCATTTTTAGATTTGCGCTTTTTTCGACATAAATATGACAAACGCCTTTATTATGCATAATCACAGGGATTTTAGTATGCTGCAAGACAAAATCAATCAACCCTTCTCCTCCGCGCGGAATCACCACATCGATGTATTCTTTTGCTTGAAGCATGGTAATCATTTTTTCTCGTGCAGAATCTGCCAAAAAATACACCACTTCTCTTGGCAATCCAGCCATAGATAGCGCATCTTGGATAATTTCAGCCAAAAAGGCATTTGAATGTATCGCTTCTTTGCCTCCGCGCAATACTACTCCATTTCCAGACTTGATACATAATGCTGCTGCATCTATGGTTACATTTGGGCGCGATTCATAAATCATACCCACAACCCCCAAAGGCACTTTCACTTTTCTAAGTCTCATTCCATTTGCAAGCGTGCTTCCGC carries:
- a CDS encoding glutamate-5-semialdehyde dehydrogenase — encoded protein: MESEMMLEDLQKLKQNAKHLAKSALQRNEALTYIAHLLNTRREEIKAHNQKDLINAMQSHLSQSLIDRLRLEDKQIDSMIKAIEQIALQDEVIGEVISGSTLANGMRLRKVKVPLGVVGMIYESRPNVTIDAAALCIKSGNGVVLRGGKEAIHSNAFLAEIIQDALSMAGLPREVVYFLADSAREKMITMLQAKEYIDVVIPRGGEGLIDFVLQHTKIPVIMHNKGVCHIYVEKSANLKMALEICLNAKISRPSACNAVEAVLVHREIATEFLPLLHQAMQEAEVLLKGCAQTIEVIDIMRAEAGDFGREFNDKILAIKIVQSTDEAIAHINTYGSGHSEAIITENYTMGERFVSEVDSAVVYINASTRFSDGGEFGLGAEIGISTQKLHARGPMGAQDLCTSKYIIHGDGQVRV